In Haloimpatiens massiliensis, the following are encoded in one genomic region:
- the pyrF gene encoding orotidine-5'-phosphate decarboxylase — translation MIIDRLYQSVKEKGPVCVGLDTAVEYIPEEFLKKYDSLEDGIVSFNQRIIDATIENAACFKVQIAYYEALGLLGLRAYKRTLDYIKEKKAISIADIKRGDIAKTAQMYAKAHFEGDFESDFITLSPYMGMDSVEPYLEYVCKKEKGLFLLLRTSNEGAKDIQYITTKSDKRVYNVVGEKIQNIGEKYLGNCQYSSIGAVVGCTHGEEAEKIRKDLNKTFFLIPGYGAQGGGAKDVALYMNKGNGGIVNSSRGILLAYRKKENGEKEFDRWAGEETLNMRKALEEACKNI, via the coding sequence TTGATTATAGATAGATTATACCAAAGCGTAAAAGAGAAAGGTCCTGTATGTGTAGGATTGGACACAGCAGTTGAATATATACCAGAGGAATTTTTGAAAAAATATGATTCACTAGAGGATGGAATAGTTAGTTTTAACCAAAGAATAATAGATGCTACTATTGAAAATGCAGCATGCTTTAAAGTGCAAATAGCATATTATGAAGCTTTGGGACTTTTAGGACTTAGGGCATATAAGAGAACTTTAGATTATATAAAGGAAAAGAAAGCTATATCTATAGCTGATATTAAAAGAGGAGATATAGCTAAGACTGCACAAATGTATGCTAAAGCTCATTTCGAAGGAGATTTTGAAAGTGATTTTATAACATTAAGCCCATATATGGGAATGGATAGTGTAGAGCCTTATTTGGAATATGTATGTAAAAAAGAAAAGGGGTTATTCTTACTATTGAGAACTTCTAATGAAGGAGCAAAGGATATACAATATATAACAACGAAAAGTGATAAAAGAGTGTATAACGTTGTAGGTGAAAAGATACAAAATATAGGGGAAAAGTACCTAGGAAACTGTCAATATAGCAGTATAGGAGCAGTGGTAGGATGTACTCACGGAGAGGAAGCAGAAAAAATTAGAAAAGACTTAAACAAAACATTTTTCCTAATACCTGGATATGGTGCTCAAGGTGGAGGAGCTAAAGATGTAGCATTATATATGAATAAGGGGAATGGTGGTATAGTAAATTCTTCTAGAGGTATACTTCTTGCATATAGAAAGAAGGAAAATGGTGAAAAAGAGTTTGATAGATGGGCTGGGGAAGAAACATTAAATATGAGAAAAGCGCTGGAAGAGGCTTGTAAAAATATATAA
- a CDS encoding ABC-F family ATP-binding cassette domain-containing protein produces the protein MINITNVSLRYGERKLFEDVNLKFTPGNCYGVIGANGAGKSTFLKILSGEIEPNTGDVSVAHGTRMSVLKQDHYEYDQYEVLETVIMGNKRLYDIIKEKEVLYAKPDFNDEDGIKASELECEFAELNGWEAESEASSLLQGLGIETDLHYKKVEELSGSEKVKVLLAQALFGNPGILVLDEPTNHLDIKSINWLEEFLIAFEGTVIVVSHDRHFLNKVCTHMADVDFGKIKLYVGNYDFWYESSQLALQMAKDQNKKKEEKIKELQDFIARFSANASKSKQATSRKKLLDKINLDDIEPSTRRYPYVGFKPEREVGNDILVVDGLTKTIDGIKVLDNISFIVSKGDKIAFVGENEIANTTLFKILTGEIEPDSGSYKWGITITTSYFPKDNSEFFNGVDISLVDWLRQFSEEKSESYLRGFLGKMLFSGEEALKKANVLSGGEKVRCMLSKMMLSTANVLLLDQPTNHLDLESITALNNGLRDYKSNILFTSHDHQFIQTIANRIIEIKPTGIVDKKMTYDEYLETMDL, from the coding sequence GTGATTAATATAACCAATGTTAGCTTAAGATATGGTGAGAGAAAACTTTTTGAAGATGTAAACTTAAAATTCACTCCTGGCAATTGTTATGGAGTTATAGGTGCTAATGGAGCTGGTAAAAGTACTTTTCTAAAAATTTTATCTGGAGAAATAGAACCTAATACAGGCGATGTTTCTGTGGCTCATGGAACTAGAATGTCTGTTTTAAAACAAGATCATTATGAATATGACCAGTATGAAGTTTTAGAAACAGTCATTATGGGAAACAAAAGACTATATGACATTATAAAAGAAAAAGAAGTTCTTTATGCAAAACCTGATTTTAACGACGAAGATGGTATTAAAGCCTCTGAACTTGAATGCGAATTTGCAGAATTAAATGGATGGGAAGCTGAATCTGAAGCCTCTTCTCTTCTTCAAGGATTAGGTATAGAAACTGATTTACACTATAAAAAAGTGGAGGAATTATCCGGTAGTGAAAAGGTTAAAGTACTACTAGCTCAAGCCTTATTTGGCAATCCTGGAATATTAGTTTTGGACGAGCCTACAAACCATTTAGATATAAAATCTATCAACTGGTTAGAAGAATTTTTAATTGCATTTGAAGGAACTGTAATTGTAGTATCTCATGACAGACACTTTTTAAATAAAGTTTGTACCCATATGGCTGATGTAGACTTCGGTAAAATTAAATTATATGTTGGAAACTATGATTTTTGGTATGAATCTAGTCAATTAGCTCTTCAAATGGCTAAAGACCAAAACAAAAAGAAAGAAGAAAAAATTAAAGAGCTTCAAGACTTTATTGCTCGTTTCAGTGCTAATGCTTCTAAATCTAAGCAAGCTACTTCTCGTAAGAAGCTATTAGATAAAATTAACTTAGATGATATTGAGCCATCTACCAGAAGATATCCTTATGTTGGATTTAAACCAGAAAGAGAAGTAGGTAACGACATACTTGTAGTAGATGGACTAACTAAAACTATCGATGGCATCAAAGTACTTGATAATATATCTTTTATAGTTTCTAAAGGAGATAAAATTGCCTTTGTAGGAGAAAACGAAATAGCCAACACTACATTATTTAAAATATTAACAGGTGAAATAGAACCCGATAGCGGCTCCTATAAATGGGGAATCACTATTACAACTTCATATTTTCCTAAAGACAACTCAGAATTTTTTAATGGTGTAGACATATCCCTTGTAGATTGGCTCCGTCAATTTTCAGAGGAAAAATCTGAAAGCTATTTAAGAGGCTTTCTAGGTAAAATGCTATTCTCCGGTGAGGAAGCCTTAAAAAAGGCAAATGTACTTTCTGGAGGAGAAAAAGTTAGATGTATGCTTTCTAAAATGATGTTAAGCACTGCAAATGTACTTCTTTTAGATCAACCTACTAACCACCTAGACCTAGAATCCATTACCGCCTTAAATAATGGTTTAAGAGATTATAAGAGCAATATTTTGTTTACATCTCATGACCATCAATTTATTCAAACCATTGCGAATAGAATTATAGAAATTAAACCTACTGGTATAGTAGATAAAAAAATGACTTATGATGAATATCTAGAAACTATGGATCTATAA
- a CDS encoding DEAD/DEAH box helicase translates to MENLKFEDLGFNNNILMAIDDMGFEEPSKIQQEVIPVLLKGFDVIGQAQTGTGKTFAFGAPILNNFEKSTGKIYSLILAPTRELAIQVNDEISRIAKHTKIKLLPVYGGQPIERQIKTLKNGIDIVVGTPGRVLDLIRRKVMDLGSIKFLVLDEADEMLNMGFIEDIEEIINKCSSERQTLLFSATMPNEIKKLSKKYMKPETKQISIIKSAMTVSTVSQYYYEIKQKERFESFCRILDVDAPSTAIIFCRTKKGVDQLVESMQARGYNVEGMHGDMKQNQRMNTLRKFKDGNLEFLVATDVAARGIDIENISHVINYDLPQDVESYVHRIGRTGRANREGTAYTLVTSREYSLLKQIEKATKSKIKRKEIPTIDDIFYAKYENMRVKIKETLEREDYKKFIPLAKEMDDEFSLVDVAAALMKNIYDKEISYDYTENNLGGSSYNVRLFLTVGRMDKLSAKGLVQFLCDTAKVDKEDIGDIDILQKFSFVDVTEKASNYIINYCSGKRLCGRKVKIEVSKSKKR, encoded by the coding sequence ATGGAAAATTTAAAATTTGAAGATTTAGGTTTTAATAATAATATTCTAATGGCTATAGATGATATGGGATTTGAAGAACCATCTAAGATTCAACAAGAAGTTATACCCGTTCTTTTGAAAGGATTTGATGTTATAGGTCAGGCTCAAACAGGTACTGGAAAAACTTTTGCTTTTGGAGCTCCAATTTTAAATAATTTTGAAAAAAGTACTGGCAAAATATATAGTCTTATTTTAGCACCTACAAGAGAATTGGCTATTCAAGTAAATGATGAGATATCACGTATAGCAAAGCATACTAAAATTAAACTTCTGCCTGTATATGGAGGGCAACCTATAGAAAGACAGATTAAAACTTTAAAAAATGGAATAGATATTGTTGTAGGTACCCCAGGAAGAGTTTTGGATCTTATAAGAAGGAAGGTAATGGATTTAGGTTCTATTAAATTTCTAGTACTTGATGAAGCAGATGAAATGCTTAATATGGGATTTATTGAAGATATAGAAGAGATAATAAATAAATGTAGTAGTGAAAGACAAACATTATTATTTTCTGCTACTATGCCAAATGAAATAAAAAAACTTAGTAAAAAATATATGAAACCGGAAACAAAGCAGATATCTATAATAAAAAGTGCTATGACCGTATCTACTGTAAGTCAATATTATTATGAAATTAAGCAAAAGGAAAGATTTGAATCATTTTGCAGAATACTAGATGTAGATGCCCCTTCCACTGCAATTATTTTTTGCAGAACTAAAAAGGGAGTAGATCAATTAGTAGAGTCTATGCAAGCTAGAGGTTATAACGTAGAGGGAATGCATGGAGATATGAAGCAGAATCAAAGGATGAATACCTTAAGAAAATTCAAGGATGGAAATCTTGAATTTTTAGTAGCAACAGATGTAGCAGCTAGGGGGATTGATATTGAAAATATATCTCATGTTATAAATTATGATTTGCCCCAGGACGTAGAGTCTTATGTACATAGAATTGGAAGAACGGGCAGAGCTAATAGGGAAGGTACAGCGTACACTCTTGTTACTTCCAGGGAATACAGTCTTTTAAAACAAATTGAAAAGGCCACAAAAAGTAAAATAAAAAGAAAAGAAATTCCAACTATAGATGATATATTTTATGCTAAGTATGAAAATATGCGTGTTAAAATAAAAGAAACATTGGAGCGGGAGGATTATAAAAAGTTTATTCCTTTAGCTAAGGAAATGGATGATGAATTTAGTTTAGTGGATGTAGCAGCTGCACTGATGAAAAACATATATGATAAAGAAATAAGTTATGATTATACAGAAAATAATCTGGGAGGCAGTTCTTATAATGTAAGATTATTTTTAACCGTTGGCCGCATGGATAAGCTAAGTGCAAAGGGTTTAGTTCAATTTTTATGCGATACTGCTAAGGTAGATAAAGAAGATATTGGCGATATAGATATACTACAGAAGTTTTCTTTTGTAGACGTAACGGAAAAAGCTTCTAATTATATAATAAATTATTGTTCAGGTAAAAGGCTTTGTGGAAGAAAAGTAAAGATTGAAGTGTCGAAATCTAAAAAAAGATAA
- a CDS encoding ferritin-like domain-containing protein, giving the protein MSKIDYEMHKRDKYSDPSPYPEVKVLRPNLYYASILMDDYAGMVSEFTAISQYLYHYFFFKDISDELGELLENVSITEMLHMEILANVIKKLGGNPVIRGSYSTCGNFWNGSFIYYGITLCERLKADIDSEYKAIDEYQKHIFAIEDPYIKAILKRIILDEKVHIRLFNEALKKFCGIIYRPLK; this is encoded by the coding sequence TTGAGTAAAATTGATTATGAAATGCATAAAAGAGATAAATACTCTGATCCATCTCCATATCCTGAAGTAAAAGTACTTCGCCCTAATCTTTATTATGCTTCTATATTAATGGATGATTATGCAGGAATGGTTAGTGAATTTACTGCTATTAGTCAATATTTGTATCATTACTTCTTTTTTAAGGATATTAGTGATGAGCTAGGAGAACTTCTAGAAAATGTATCTATAACAGAAATGCTTCACATGGAGATATTAGCAAATGTTATAAAAAAACTAGGAGGTAACCCAGTAATTAGAGGTTCTTATAGTACTTGCGGGAACTTTTGGAATGGAAGTTTTATTTATTATGGAATAACTCTTTGTGAAAGATTAAAAGCTGACATAGATTCAGAATATAAAGCTATAGACGAATATCAAAAACATATATTTGCCATTGAGGACCCTTATATTAAAGCAATACTTAAAAGAATTATTCTAGACGAAAAAGTTCATATACGCCTTTTTAATGAGGCATTAAAAAAATTCTGTGGTATTATTTATAGACCCCTTAAGTAA
- a CDS encoding dihydroorotase: MELLIKNAKVVDSSQSFIGDVYVKHGIINEIGIDLHKHCDVLDAKGTVLMPAFVDLHAHFREPGYTYKEDILTGCSAAVKGGYTTVNLMANTKPVCSSMDMVNYIVDKGNKIGLVDINQVVSITEGLKGESLKHLDTIDKSVRFISDDGRGVQDSKTMLNAMIKAKEKGLTVIAHEENEDIKDCDTRLAENLMTWRDLTLARVTGARLHVTHMSTKEAVKDIIEAKESGLEVTCDVTPHHIALTKNEDYRVNPPLREREDTDFIIEAIKNNYIDAIGTDHAPHSKEDKEKGANGISGIETAFSVCYTKLVREKGLSLNKLVEIMSKNPAKILGVNKGEVKIGYKGDLVLVDLDKKCTVDCMSFRSKGKNSPFHGKEVFGEIIKTIKEGKIVYSREE, encoded by the coding sequence ATGGAGCTTCTTATAAAAAATGCTAAAGTAGTGGACTCATCACAAAGTTTTATAGGTGATGTTTATGTAAAACATGGAATAATAAATGAGATAGGAATAGATTTACATAAACATTGCGATGTTTTAGATGCAAAAGGAACTGTATTAATGCCAGCTTTTGTGGATTTGCATGCTCACTTTAGAGAGCCTGGATATACTTACAAAGAAGATATATTAACAGGATGTTCTGCGGCAGTAAAAGGTGGATATACAACAGTAAATTTAATGGCTAATACAAAACCAGTATGTAGTAGTATGGATATGGTTAATTACATTGTTGATAAAGGAAATAAAATAGGATTGGTAGATATAAATCAAGTGGTTTCTATAACAGAAGGACTTAAGGGGGAAAGCCTTAAACATTTAGATACTATAGATAAATCTGTAAGATTTATCTCAGATGATGGCAGAGGTGTTCAAGATAGCAAAACAATGCTAAATGCTATGATAAAAGCTAAAGAGAAAGGATTAACTGTCATTGCTCATGAGGAAAATGAAGACATAAAAGATTGTGATACGAGACTTGCAGAAAATTTAATGACATGGAGAGATTTAACTTTAGCTAGGGTTACTGGTGCTAGACTTCATGTTACTCATATGAGTACTAAAGAAGCCGTAAAGGACATTATAGAGGCAAAAGAAAGTGGATTAGAAGTGACTTGTGATGTAACTCCACACCATATAGCTCTTACTAAAAATGAAGATTATAGAGTAAATCCACCTTTAAGAGAAAGGGAAGATACAGATTTTATAATAGAGGCTATAAAAAATAATTATATAGATGCTATAGGCACAGATCACGCTCCGCACTCTAAAGAGGATAAAGAAAAAGGAGCCAATGGAATATCAGGAATAGAAACGGCTTTTTCAGTATGCTATACAAAGTTGGTGCGAGAAAAAGGCTTGAGTTTAAATAAATTAGTGGAAATTATGAGTAAAAATCCAGCAAAAATATTGGGCGTGAATAAGGGAGAAGTGAAAATAGGATATAAAGGAGATTTGGTTCTAGTAGATTTAGATAAGAAATGTACTGTGGATTGTATGAGCTTTAGGTCAAAAGGAAAAAATTCACCTTTCCATGGTAAAGAAGTTTTTGGTGAAATAATTAAGACAATTAAAGAGGGGAAAATTGTATATAGTAGGGAAGAGTAA
- a CDS encoding dihydroorotate dehydrogenase, producing MSNIDTSLSICDVIFKNPVIAASGTFGFGQEFNKIYPVEKLGGICSKGLTLNEKAGNAGVRIHETRAGMMNSVGLQNPGVDSFIKKELPNMRELGTNIIANLGGNNLEDYLKGVEKLNNTDVQMIELNISCPNVKQGGMAFGIKSKVAYDVVKEVKKICKKPLMVKLSPNAENIVDMALKCEEAGADALSLVNTFKAMAIDINTGKPVFENIFAGLSGPCIKPIALRMVYEVCENVHVPVVGMGGIENWKDAVEFLMAGASAVQIGTVNFSNPYACLDIINGIEAFMERKHISSLSQIKMCIK from the coding sequence ATGAGTAATATAGATACTTCTTTAAGTATATGTGATGTGATTTTTAAAAATCCTGTTATTGCAGCTTCAGGAACCTTTGGTTTTGGACAAGAGTTTAATAAGATATATCCTGTAGAAAAGTTAGGTGGTATATGTTCAAAGGGATTAACTTTAAATGAGAAAGCTGGCAATGCTGGTGTTAGAATACATGAAACTAGAGCTGGGATGATGAATAGTGTGGGACTTCAAAATCCTGGAGTAGATTCTTTTATAAAAAAAGAACTCCCTAATATGAGGGAATTAGGCACAAATATTATAGCTAACCTAGGTGGAAATAATTTAGAAGATTACCTAAAGGGAGTAGAAAAATTAAATAATACAGATGTTCAAATGATAGAACTTAATATATCATGTCCTAATGTGAAACAAGGGGGCATGGCTTTTGGAATAAAATCAAAAGTTGCATATGATGTGGTTAAGGAAGTAAAAAAAATATGCAAAAAACCTCTTATGGTAAAGCTTTCACCTAATGCGGAGAATATAGTAGATATGGCATTAAAATGTGAGGAAGCAGGGGCAGATGCACTTTCATTAGTAAACACATTTAAAGCCATGGCCATAGATATAAATACAGGTAAACCTGTGTTTGAGAATATATTTGCGGGACTTTCAGGTCCTTGCATAAAGCCCATAGCCTTGAGAATGGTATATGAAGTTTGTGAAAATGTTCATGTGCCTGTAGTGGGGATGGGGGGAATAGAAAATTGGAAAGATGCAGTGGAGTTTTTAATGGCAGGGGCTTCAGCGGTACAAATAGGAACAGTAAATTTTTCAAATCCATATGCATGCTTAGATATAATTAATGGTATAGAAGCATTTATGGAAAGAAAACATATTAGCTCCTTATCACAAATTAAAATGTGTATAAAATAA
- a CDS encoding lipid II flippase Amj family protein translates to MSTQIIVVLLLTFIIYVISTLAYSVRIVGVRTGRIAISFAVFNVFALISRTANTIQAPLLAKNIENSIKIGNSKELLYMFRWILFSTTLATITGALLMPTFIKVFSKAVEAFSVHRSIPKLLIHGFSKSGVEQFKRSITKPTRSNIAQLKSFKRIPKKVVVLSTIAFSISTVGVLSSLYAGCLNPELRTTCSTLSSVINGVSTILMFIFVDPFVSMLTDDVIRGECSEVQFNRCITFIVAGLIVGTLVAQVLLVPAAKIIGFVAKII, encoded by the coding sequence ATGTCAACACAAATAATTGTTGTACTTTTACTAACTTTTATAATATACGTTATATCTACATTAGCATATTCAGTGAGAATAGTTGGAGTGAGGACAGGAAGAATAGCTATATCTTTTGCAGTGTTCAATGTGTTTGCTTTGATATCAAGGACTGCAAATACTATACAAGCACCACTATTGGCTAAAAATATAGAGAATAGTATAAAGATTGGTAATTCTAAAGAATTGTTATATATGTTTAGATGGATATTGTTTTCCACCACATTAGCTACTATAACAGGAGCTCTTTTGATGCCTACATTTATAAAAGTATTTTCTAAAGCAGTGGAGGCTTTTAGTGTACATCGTTCTATACCTAAGTTATTAATACATGGATTTTCAAAATCAGGAGTTGAACAGTTTAAAAGAAGTATTACTAAGCCAACTAGAAGCAACATAGCTCAATTAAAAAGTTTTAAAAGAATACCTAAAAAAGTTGTAGTTTTAAGCACTATAGCCTTCTCAATTTCTACAGTTGGAGTGTTATCTTCATTATATGCTGGTTGTTTAAACCCAGAATTAAGAACTACTTGTAGTACACTATCCTCAGTTATTAATGGTGTATCTACTATATTGATGTTTATATTTGTAGATCCCTTCGTATCTATGTTAACAGATGATGTTATAAGAGGAGAGTGCAGCGAGGTACAGTTTAATAGATGTATAACCTTTATAGTAGCAGGGTTAATAGTAGGAACTTTAGTAGCACAAGTTCTTCTAGTACCCGCTGCAAAAATAATTGGATTTGTGGCAAAGATTATATAA
- a CDS encoding phage holin family protein: MSENRPEKEQSGIVNYLIRLVVTAVVVSITAFLTPGFTIDGLWPLLLAAVVISVLDYLVERFMKVDASPFGKGIKGFLIAALILYLTQFIVPTMRVTILGALIAAVIIGIVDAIIPGRVM; the protein is encoded by the coding sequence ATGAGTGAAAATAGACCTGAAAAAGAACAATCGGGTATTGTTAATTACTTAATTAGATTAGTAGTAACTGCTGTAGTAGTTAGTATAACAGCCTTTTTAACACCTGGTTTTACTATTGACGGATTATGGCCATTATTATTAGCCGCAGTAGTAATAAGCGTATTAGATTATTTAGTAGAAAGATTTATGAAAGTAGATGCATCACCTTTTGGAAAAGGCATAAAAGGTTTCTTAATTGCAGCATTAATACTTTACTTAACACAATTTATAGTACCTACTATGCGAGTTACTATATTAGGTGCACTAATAGCAGCAGTTATCATTGGAATAGTTGATGCTATAATACCTGGTAGGGTTATGTAA
- a CDS encoding aspartate carbamoyltransferase regulatory subunit — protein MLKVDSVKKGIVIDHIKAGMGMKIFNFLGLDKIDGSVALIMNACSEKMGKKDIIKIDNVINMDFTMIGIMDPNATVNIIENERIKEKIALKLPDKVEDLIKCKNPRCITSVEKYIPHVFYLVDREKGQYRCKYCDEAHNLERE, from the coding sequence ATGTTAAAAGTAGATAGTGTTAAAAAAGGTATTGTAATTGACCATATTAAAGCAGGAATGGGAATGAAGATATTTAACTTTCTAGGTCTTGATAAAATAGATGGCTCTGTAGCTTTAATAATGAATGCTTGTAGTGAAAAGATGGGTAAAAAAGATATTATAAAAATTGATAATGTAATTAATATGGACTTTACAATGATAGGTATAATGGATCCTAATGCCACTGTAAATATAATAGAAAATGAACGAATAAAAGAAAAAATAGCATTAAAGTTACCGGACAAAGTGGAGGATTTAATAAAGTGTAAAAATCCAAGATGCATAACTTCTGTAGAAAAATATATACCACATGTTTTTTATCTAGTAGATAGGGAAAAAGGACAATATAGATGTAAATATTGTGATGAGGCACACAATTTAGAAAGAGAATAA
- a CDS encoding dihydroorotate dehydrogenase electron transfer subunit — MICSIEKVLKNEKICEDIYKISIEGNFEGNPGQFYMLKVPYKEPLLPRPISIYESGDGKIEFLYKVVGEGTKLLCKLKQGDEIQVLGPLGNSFNLKDSAKKVAMVSGGIGIAPLAFLSRRLKKTCIDFYAGFYNESYAVDNVEKNVNNLYISMEKEINGNKLQSYAQKSNLKVVDNSYITDIFKPEKYEIVYCCGPKVMMEKVVKMCKDKNVPVYVSMENKMACGIGACLGCTCETEDGYKRVCNDGPVFKGEQIMF, encoded by the coding sequence ATGATTTGTTCCATAGAAAAAGTATTGAAAAATGAAAAAATATGTGAAGATATATATAAAATAAGTATTGAAGGAAACTTTGAAGGAAATCCTGGTCAATTTTACATGTTGAAGGTTCCATATAAGGAACCTCTTCTTCCAAGACCTATTAGTATATACGAATCTGGGGATGGAAAAATCGAATTTTTATATAAAGTAGTAGGTGAGGGGACAAAACTTCTATGTAAACTTAAACAAGGTGATGAAATTCAAGTTTTAGGACCTTTAGGTAACAGTTTTAATTTAAAAGACAGTGCCAAAAAAGTAGCTATGGTGTCAGGTGGAATCGGAATAGCTCCGTTAGCATTCTTGTCAAGACGACTAAAAAAAACATGTATAGACTTTTATGCAGGATTCTACAATGAGTCATATGCTGTGGATAATGTGGAAAAAAATGTTAATAACTTATACATATCCATGGAAAAAGAAATAAATGGTAATAAATTACAAAGTTATGCACAGAAAAGTAATTTAAAAGTTGTGGATAACTCTTATATTACGGATATTTTTAAGCCTGAAAAGTATGAAATTGTATATTGTTGTGGTCCAAAAGTAATGATGGAAAAGGTCGTAAAAATGTGTAAAGATAAGAATGTGCCGGTTTATGTATCCATGGAAAATAAAATGGCTTGTGGCATTGGAGCGTGTCTTGGTTGTACATGCGAAACTGAGGATGGATATAAAAGGGTTTGTAATGACGGCCCAGTGTTTAAAGGGGAGCAGATTATGTTTTAG
- a CDS encoding nitroreductase family protein translates to MSNIEAMNLRRSVRRYKSQAISRAHMDAIKWFVNELTPLNHIPFDIIFFENGEVITKTFKGIANIYSKVIAPHYIAITSEEAPGYLENVGFIGEQLIFKLTALGIGSCWLGRSIARNVFNQIAPIKTNQSYIILISFGYAEEDLSPISKRNRLNINQFVQGKIKEDFLPILNALRIAPSAVNSQPWRIVVEKNTLHVYMKNKNFISEKILDKLNFIDIGIGLCHMMTAAEELGFNTCLKKYELLPIKNLKYITSIEISN, encoded by the coding sequence ATGAGCAATATTGAAGCCATGAATTTAAGAAGATCCGTAAGAAGATATAAAAGCCAAGCCATATCTAGAGCTCACATGGATGCAATAAAATGGTTTGTAAATGAACTAACTCCCCTTAACCACATACCTTTTGACATTATATTTTTCGAAAATGGAGAAGTAATTACAAAAACATTCAAGGGAATTGCAAATATATACTCTAAAGTAATAGCACCTCATTATATTGCAATTACTTCTGAAGAAGCACCTGGTTATCTAGAAAATGTTGGATTTATAGGGGAACAATTGATATTTAAATTAACAGCTTTAGGCATTGGAAGCTGCTGGCTAGGTAGATCTATTGCTAGAAATGTATTTAATCAAATAGCTCCTATAAAAACTAATCAATCCTATATAATTTTAATATCTTTTGGATATGCTGAAGAAGATTTATCACCTATTTCTAAAAGAAATAGATTAAACATAAATCAGTTTGTACAGGGTAAAATAAAAGAAGATTTCCTTCCAATATTAAATGCCTTAAGAATAGCTCCTTCTGCTGTTAACTCACAACCTTGGAGAATAGTAGTAGAAAAAAATACTTTGCATGTATATATGAAAAATAAAAATTTTATCTCTGAAAAAATATTAGATAAATTAAACTTTATTGATATAGGAATTGGTCTCTGTCATATGATGACCGCTGCCGAAGAACTTGGATTTAACACTTGTTTAAAAAAGTACGAGCTTTTACCTATTAAAAATCTTAAATATATTACTAGCATAGAAATTTCTAACTAA
- the pyrE gene encoding orotate phosphoribosyltransferase, whose amino-acid sequence MNSMVIDILKECDALLEGHFLLSSGKHSNRYVQCAKLLQYPNKAEKVLKVVTDKIKDVEFDIVVGPAMGGIIVAYEIGRQTGKPAIFTERVDGKMDLRRGFEIQKGQKILITEDVVTTGKSSMETARLLEELGGEVVGICCIADRGESNMPYKIYSATRIEVKSYEKESCPLCREKIPYVKPGSRNIK is encoded by the coding sequence ATGAATAGTATGGTTATAGATATATTGAAGGAATGTGATGCTCTTTTAGAAGGACATTTTTTATTGTCTAGCGGAAAACACAGTAATAGATACGTGCAATGTGCAAAATTACTTCAATATCCAAATAAAGCAGAGAAAGTTTTGAAAGTAGTTACAGATAAAATAAAAGATGTGGAGTTTGATATAGTTGTAGGTCCTGCCATGGGAGGAATTATAGTAGCATATGAAATAGGAAGACAAACAGGAAAGCCTGCTATATTTACTGAAAGAGTAGATGGAAAGATGGATTTAAGAAGAGGATTTGAAATACAGAAGGGGCAAAAGATATTAATAACTGAAGATGTAGTAACTACAGGAAAATCTTCTATGGAAACAGCAAGATTATTAGAAGAATTAGGTGGAGAAGTGGTAGGTATTTGTTGTATAGCTGATAGGGGAGAAAGTAATATGCCTTATAAAATATATAGTGCTACAAGAATAGAAGTTAAAAGTTACGAAAAGGAATCCTGCCCTTTATGTAGAGAGAAAATACCATATGTAAAACCAGGAAGTAGAAATATAAAATAG